TCGGCGGCACGACGACGTTGTGGCCGGGATCTTCACCGGCCAGCAGCTGCGCCAGTGCGCGGACCGAGACCTGGCCGACGACGGCCGGGTTGGTCGCGGCGGTCGCAGCCCAGGCACTGTCGGGCTCGCGCATCGCTGATATGTCGGACGTCGAGATATCGGCCGAATAGATCTTGATGCCCTTGTTCAGACCGGCTTCGTCGACAGCGATCTTCACGCCCTTGGCGAACTCGTCATAGGGGGCAAACATCACCTTGATGTCAGGGTGAGCCGACAGTACGGAGCGAGCCTGGTTGGCGACGGAATTGGCGATCGGATTGTCCAGCGTGCCGAACATCGCGACTTCCTTGATGCCCGCGTATTTCTTCTTCACATCAACCCAGGTCTCGTTGCGGCGATCGAGCGGTGCGATGCCGGCGACATAGACATAGCCGGCGTTCCAGCTCCCGCCATTGTCCTTGACCGCCTGCTCGAGCGCGAGCCGCGCAAGGTCTTTATCCGATTGTTCGATCTGCGGGATCTTGGGGTTTTCGACATTGACGTCGAAAGCCACCACCTTGATGCCGGCATCGACAGCGCGCTGGGCGGCGTCCTTCATCGATTCCGTCAGGCCGTGCTGGATGATGATGCCCTGCACGCCGAGCGCGATGGCCTGGTCGACCATGTCGGACTGAAGGGCAGCGTCCTGGCGGCTGTCGAGCACGCGCAGGTCGATACCGAGCGCCTTCGACTGTGCCTCGACGCCCGACAGATAGGCCTGGAAGAAGTCGCCGGTCGAGAGATAGCGCACCAGCGCGATCTTGACGCCAGGCTTGTCGAACGGCGCCGGCTTGTCCGCGGCCAGCGCCGGGAACTGCATCAGCATCGTTGCGCCGGCCAACCCGAGCGCGACCTTCCCCAGAACTCTTCTTGTGATGTTCATCTTGTTTCCTCCACTGTTGAAATCAAATTCAAATCGGCAGCAATTCTAGCTCTTGCCCCTGCCGGAAAGGGCGAAGGTGAAGACAAGGGCGATGACCAGAACCACGCCCTTGACGAAATCCTGCGTGTAGTAAGGCGCGTTCATCATGGTCAGGCCTTGCAGCAAGATGCCGACGAACAGCGCGCCAACGGCGGTGCCGAAGGCGTTCGGCTTGGCGGCGCCAAGCACCGCGTAGCCGATGAGCGCCGCGGCGACCGCATCGAGCAGCAGATTATTACCCGAGGCGATGTCGCCGCGTCCAAGCCGGGCGGCGAGCAAAATGCCGCCGATCGAGGCAAAAACACCTGAAATAATGTAGGCCCAGATCTTGTATGCCTTGACAGGCGCGCCGGCGAGTTCGGCTGCGCGCTCGTTGCTGCCGACGGCGTACATCATGCGGCCGAAGCGGGTGTATTCGAGGAAGAACCAGATCAGCACGGCCAGCACGAGCAGCACGACGACCGATACCGGAATAAGGTTCGGGATGAAGAAATCGAAGCGGTGGCGGCCAAGCGCCAGGAAGGCGTCGGAGAATTTGCCGTTGGCGACCGAACCATCGGGCATGGTCATGCCGGTGGCGATCGAGCGGCCCTCGGTCGGGATGCGCTGCAGGCCTACAAGCAGGAACATCATGCCGAGCGTCGCCAGCAGATCGGGCACGCGCATATAGACGATGAGCCAGCCATTGATGAGGCCGACAACGGCGCCGATCAGCAGGCAGACGACGACCGCGACAACGGCGTTCTGCTCCAGCACCACCATGACATAGGCCGCCGCCATCATGGCGGAGGTGGCGACAGAACCAATCGAGAGGTCGAAGCCGCCGACGACCAGCGTGGCGGTGACGCCGAGCGCCAGCACGCCGGTGATGGCGACCGACTGGAAGATGAAGACGGCACTTTGCGGCGAAACGAAACCGTCGGCGGCGATCGCGAAATAGGCGACGAGGCCGAACAGCAGGACGAGGAACCCATAACGGATGGCGTAGTCGCGCAGCGTCATTCAGCGCTCCCGCGCGCCGCTGCCGTCTTTACCCAACTCGAACCCATGGTCTCTCCATTCCAATTCCCATTCATCGCCACACTCAGGCGGCGCTGTGCAGTGGCCCGCCGGCAACCTCGGCCAGCAGGCGATCGAGATCGACATCGGCATTGCGATGCTCGCCGACGATCGTTTGCTCCGACATCACCAGGATGCGGTCGGCCGTCTCCAGCGCTTCATCGAGTTCGGTGACGAACAACAGCGTCGCGCGGCCATTGGCGCTTGCCCTGAGCTTGGCAGCGATATCGCGCCGGGCCGAGATATCGACGCCTTGAAACGGCTCGTCGAGGATGAACAGCGCAGCATTCTGCGCCATCCAGCGGGCGACCATCACCTTTTGCTGGTTGCCGCCGGACAGTGCCGACAGCTCGTCCTTCTCGGAGCGGCAGACGATGCCGAGTTCCTCGATCTGCCGGCGTGCGGTGGCGCGTTCGAGCCGACGCTTGAGAACGCTGAGGTTCGACATGCGCTTCAGGAACGGCAGGCTGACATTGCGCTCGATGTTGAAGCCGCCGACGATGCCGCTGGTCGCTCGATCCTTGGCGACGAGGAAAACACCGGCGGCGATCGCGTCGCCGGCAGATCGCGGCGCGTAGGGCTTGCCGTTCATCGTCATGGTCCCGGCGAGCGGCCTTCGCACGCCAAACAGCGTCTCGGCGAGCGCCGTCTTGCCGACGCCGACGAGACCGGTGATGGCAACGACCTCGCCGTCACCGAGCGTCAAGGAAATCGGCCGGGCGCCCTGTGCGATACGCAAGCCCTCGATCGCCAGGACCGCCCTGGCCGAATCCCTGACGACGATCTGGTCGAGATGGATCTTGCGGCCGAGCATGGCATTGACCGCGCCTTCATAGTCGAGCGGCCTGGAGTCGAAGACGCCCGATATGATCCCGTCGCGCATGGAGACAATACGGTCGGCAAGCCGCCTGATATCCGACATGCGGTGCGAGATGTAGAGGATCGTCACGCCTTGCTCGCGCAACCGGTCGACCAGCGCGAACAGCCGATCGGCTTCAGCACTTGAGAGCGACGAGGTCGGCTCGTCCAGGATCAGCACTTTCGGTTGATGCGCAAGCGCGCGAGCGATCGCCACCATCTGGCGATCAGCCAGCGAAAGAGCGCTGACGCGGGCCTTGAGGTCGATGGCCAGACCCATGCGGTCGGCAACAGCCTTGGCCTCGCGGCGTACACGAGCCGGATTGAACAGGAACGATGCGCCGCTGCCGCTCAGCCGGTCCAGCGTCAGATTGGTTGCCACGTCGAGGTCGGCGACGACGCCGTCATTGATATTCTGGTGCACGGTGACGACGCCGGCGCGGATCGCCTCGGCCGGCGTGTTCGGCGCGAAGTCCTGCCCGGCGAGAGCCATGGCGCCGCCGCCGCGTTCGTAGACGCCACTGATGATCTTGACGAGGGTGGATTTGCCGGCGCCGTTGGCGCCCATCAGCACGGTCACTTCACCGGCATGCAGCTCCAGCGAGACGCCACCAAGCACCTCGTTGCGGCCAAAGGATTTCCTCAGTCCCTCTACGCGGAACACGGCATTGCCGACCATGCGTTCCTCCCTGACCACGACGCTATGGTCAATATCGGCAATTGTCAACACGATTGACAATTGCCAGACAGCTTCCTAGCTTGGCCCCGCTGCCATGCCTCCGTTATGTTCGGAGCGCATACGCTAGGGATGACGATGACGCAGAAACTGCCGTTCGAAGCACTATCGATCGAGACGCTCTCGACCCGCCTTGGCGACAACGAGGCGCTGCGCGCGCGGATCGGCAAGGACACGACACGTTGGAAGGTCCGCGAGGTCGGCGACGGCAATCTGAACCTGGTCTTCATCGTCGAAGGCGCCAGCGGTGCCGCCGTGGTCAAGCAGGCATTGCCCTATGTCCGCCTCGTCGGCGACAGCTGGCCGCTGCCCTTGAAGCGCTCGTTCTTCGAATATCACGCGCTGACCAGGCAAGAGGCGCGCGCGCCGGGCTCCGTGCCGGCGATCTACTATTTCGACGAGATCCAGGCGCTGATCATCATGGAATATCTGTCGCCGCACATCATCCTGCGGCGGGCATTGATCGAAGGCCGGCAGCTTCCGAACATTGCCGGGGATATCGGCCTGTTCATGGCCCGCACGCTGTTTCGCGGTTCCGACCTGCACATGGCGGCCAAGGACCGCAAGGCCGACCTGGCGCTCTTCGCCGACAATGTCGAGCTCTGCGACATCACCGAGAACCTTGTGTTCTCCGACCCCTACTTCGACGCAAAAATGAACCGGCATACGTCACCCCAACTCGACGCCCTGGTTGCCGAACTGCGTGCTGATCGCGACCTCAAGGTGGAGGCGCAGCGGCTGAAGCACATCTTCGCCGCCAATGCCGAAACGCTGTTGCATGGCGACCTGCATTCCGGCTCGATCATGGTCACCGACAAGGAAACCCGGATGATCGATCCGGAGTTCGCCTTCTACGGCCCGATGGCCTTCGATGTCGGCATGCTGCTCGCCAATTTCTGGATGTCGTTCTTCTCGCAGCGCGGGCATGAGCAGAAGGGCAAGCGCGATGCCATGCGCGCCTATCTGCTCGATGTCATCGTTGAGACATGGGCGGTGTTCCGAACCGAGTTCTCGCGTCTGTGGCGCACCGAGCGCACCGGCATGCTCTACCAGAAGAGCCTGTTCGAGGACCAGGGCGACAGGTTGGGCGCCGAGCAGGCACTCGACCATGTCCTGCATCAGATCTGGACCGACCTGCTCGGCTTTGCCGGCATAGAGGTGCACAGGCGCATCCTCGGCCTCGCCCACAATGCCGATTTCGAAACCATTGCCGACGAGGATTTGCGCGCCAGTTGCGAGGCTAAGGCGCTGAAATTCGGCCGTCACATCGCCGTCAACCGGCGCCAGATCCACAGCATCGACGAGGTCAACACTCTGGCCGAACTGATCGAACAGGAGAACGGAATTTGAACGTCGGCGACCGCCATTTTCGAACCATCTGGCTGAGCGACGACGGGCGTTCGGTTGAGATCATCGACCAGCGCTGGCTGCCGCATGATTTCCGCATCGAGACGATCGGCACCGTTGCCGGCATCGCCACCGCCATTCGCGACATGTGGGTGCGCGGCGCGCCGCTGATTGGCGTCACCGCCGCCTATGGCGTCGCCATGCAGATGGCTGACGATCCGTCGGACGAAGCGCTCGATGCGGCATG
The nucleotide sequence above comes from Mesorhizobium shangrilense. Encoded proteins:
- a CDS encoding substrate-binding domain-containing protein, which encodes MNITRRVLGKVALGLAGATMLMQFPALAADKPAPFDKPGVKIALVRYLSTGDFFQAYLSGVEAQSKALGIDLRVLDSRQDAALQSDMVDQAIALGVQGIIIQHGLTESMKDAAQRAVDAGIKVVAFDVNVENPKIPQIEQSDKDLARLALEQAVKDNGGSWNAGYVYVAGIAPLDRRNETWVDVKKKYAGIKEVAMFGTLDNPIANSVANQARSVLSAHPDIKVMFAPYDEFAKGVKIAVDEAGLNKGIKIYSADISTSDISAMREPDSAWAATAATNPAVVGQVSVRALAQLLAGEDPGHNVVVPPTLITQKELVDKDIKNMEDLSAKLPQFAHADVAMPAWMPNPNAK
- a CDS encoding ABC transporter permease → MTLRDYAIRYGFLVLLFGLVAYFAIAADGFVSPQSAVFIFQSVAITGVLALGVTATLVVGGFDLSIGSVATSAMMAAAYVMVVLEQNAVVAVVVCLLIGAVVGLINGWLIVYMRVPDLLATLGMMFLLVGLQRIPTEGRSIATGMTMPDGSVANGKFSDAFLALGRHRFDFFIPNLIPVSVVVLLVLAVLIWFFLEYTRFGRMMYAVGSNERAAELAGAPVKAYKIWAYIISGVFASIGGILLAARLGRGDIASGNNLLLDAVAAALIGYAVLGAAKPNAFGTAVGALFVGILLQGLTMMNAPYYTQDFVKGVVLVIALVFTFALSGRGKS
- a CDS encoding sugar ABC transporter ATP-binding protein is translated as MVGNAVFRVEGLRKSFGRNEVLGGVSLELHAGEVTVLMGANGAGKSTLVKIISGVYERGGGAMALAGQDFAPNTPAEAIRAGVVTVHQNINDGVVADLDVATNLTLDRLSGSGASFLFNPARVRREAKAVADRMGLAIDLKARVSALSLADRQMVAIARALAHQPKVLILDEPTSSLSSAEADRLFALVDRLREQGVTILYISHRMSDIRRLADRIVSMRDGIISGVFDSRPLDYEGAVNAMLGRKIHLDQIVVRDSARAVLAIEGLRIAQGARPISLTLGDGEVVAITGLVGVGKTALAETLFGVRRPLAGTMTMNGKPYAPRSAGDAIAAGVFLVAKDRATSGIVGGFNIERNVSLPFLKRMSNLSVLKRRLERATARRQIEELGIVCRSEKDELSALSGGNQQKVMVARWMAQNAALFILDEPFQGVDISARRDIAAKLRASANGRATLLFVTELDEALETADRILVMSEQTIVGEHRNADVDLDRLLAEVAGGPLHSAA
- the mtnK gene encoding S-methyl-5-thioribose kinase, which encodes MTQKLPFEALSIETLSTRLGDNEALRARIGKDTTRWKVREVGDGNLNLVFIVEGASGAAVVKQALPYVRLVGDSWPLPLKRSFFEYHALTRQEARAPGSVPAIYYFDEIQALIIMEYLSPHIILRRALIEGRQLPNIAGDIGLFMARTLFRGSDLHMAAKDRKADLALFADNVELCDITENLVFSDPYFDAKMNRHTSPQLDALVAELRADRDLKVEAQRLKHIFAANAETLLHGDLHSGSIMVTDKETRMIDPEFAFYGPMAFDVGMLLANFWMSFFSQRGHEQKGKRDAMRAYLLDVIVETWAVFRTEFSRLWRTERTGMLYQKSLFEDQGDRLGAEQALDHVLHQIWTDLLGFAGIEVHRRILGLAHNADFETIADEDLRASCEAKALKFGRHIAVNRRQIHSIDEVNTLAELIEQENGI